The following are encoded together in the Desulfococcus multivorans genome:
- a CDS encoding DUF4124 domain-containing protein: MKTLRCLIPVSLCWMLWISVLPVAAEIYRYADENGKIRYTDDLTRVPERRREKADEYIEFQASKPASGAVSDTKPDASFRDLKTEADLNAAGLRLEEIRETLEKERTRLIEEQQRLDKVRRVSNSKIGSRSYRKQLGQFQKDTEAYRAKRQAFEADLTRYNAQVETFNRDQTEKDVEPESD; the protein is encoded by the coding sequence ATGAAAACGCTCAGATGCCTGATTCCCGTATCGTTGTGCTGGATGCTGTGGATATCCGTTCTGCCCGTGGCGGCCGAGATTTATCGATACGCGGACGAAAACGGGAAGATCCGATACACGGACGATCTCACCAGGGTGCCTGAACGCCGGCGGGAAAAAGCGGATGAATACATTGAGTTCCAGGCGTCGAAACCGGCATCGGGAGCCGTATCCGATACCAAACCCGACGCGTCGTTCCGGGATCTGAAGACCGAGGCCGATCTCAATGCTGCCGGCCTGCGGCTCGAAGAAATCCGGGAGACGCTCGAAAAAGAGCGGACCCGCCTGATTGAGGAACAGCAGAGGCTCGACAAGGTCCGCCGGGTTTCAAACAGCAAAATCGGATCCCGGTCCTACAGGAAGCAATTGGGTCAATTTCAGAAAGACACCGAGGCTTACCGGGCAAAACGACAAGCCTTCGAGGCGGATTTGACGCGGTATAATGCCCAGGTCGAGACCTTCAATCGAGACCAGACCGAAAAAGATGTCGAACCCGAAAGCGATTAG
- a CDS encoding rubredoxin produces the protein MAEKNMNRWECPCGYIYDPAEGDAENNILVGTSFDDLPDDWTCPKCGAEKEFFEELRD, from the coding sequence ATGGCAGAAAAGAATATGAACCGGTGGGAATGTCCCTGCGGATATATTTACGATCCGGCTGAAGGTGACGCAGAGAACAACATCCTTGTGGGTACCTCGTTCGATGATCTCCCGGATGATTGGACATGCCCTAAATGCGGCGCCGAAAAAGAGTTCTTCGAGGAGCTTCGGGATTGA
- a CDS encoding penicillin-binding protein activator, protein MNLRKISIVAAVLLLTACVSTDPGLDRTEPGAELFARAERSFRSGSYRKAMIQYDDYLSQFPTGPQASIAIFRKGEIHHRWRDYATSRQYYERVVDEYARSRFVSSAMLGILQTLYDERRYREIIQKADVFLRNSEGLERSAPVFTILGDAYAALDSPANAVYFYAKAHEQSAVPGNQDSLSRRMKAAVNKLSTAEILALSERVTDSAAQGYLIYALGMKAVDEKRYDDAVRTLSQFIAVAPEHEYAAEARRMLQDLEGVTGVMSGRHTLGCLLPLTGAYAHYGNKALQGIELALNHAGLGEAIDIRIEDTASDSNRAADAVLEMARENVTAIIGPINTAKAAALKAQDAQIPIVVLTQKPDITKIGDYVFRNFMTPQMQVQALVTYAMQMMGIQKFAILHPREKYGQVFLEAFQRELQAYAGKLVTVQSYGVKDSDFSAVIGRLRRHGDIEALFIPDGADKAGLIIPQLTYHGFSNVQLLGTNLWHSEKLIRTAGRFAQGAIFTDIFYSASPSPEVQVFVRNFRTRFGESPGFIEALAYDTTLMIIEALHAAKGGGGPAVRRSISQIRHFTGATGETRFDDTGDAVKKLQILKIEGSRFEAAGVW, encoded by the coding sequence ATGAATCTTAGAAAAATTTCCATTGTGGCTGCCGTACTGCTTTTGACGGCATGTGTATCGACCGATCCCGGCCTTGATCGAACGGAACCCGGGGCGGAACTGTTTGCTCGCGCCGAAAGAAGTTTTCGATCCGGATCCTATCGAAAAGCCATGATCCAATACGACGACTATCTTTCACAATTTCCAACCGGACCTCAAGCTTCGATCGCGATTTTCCGGAAAGGCGAAATTCACCACCGTTGGCGGGATTACGCAACCTCACGACAGTATTATGAACGTGTGGTCGACGAATATGCGCGAAGCCGTTTCGTCTCCTCGGCCATGCTCGGGATACTCCAGACCCTTTATGACGAGCGACGGTATCGGGAGATAATCCAGAAGGCGGATGTCTTTTTGCGGAATTCTGAAGGATTGGAGAGATCTGCACCGGTATTCACGATACTGGGGGACGCATATGCGGCACTGGATTCCCCGGCCAACGCCGTCTATTTTTATGCCAAAGCCCATGAACAGTCCGCCGTCCCCGGAAATCAAGATAGCCTATCCCGACGCATGAAAGCGGCCGTCAATAAGCTTTCCACTGCGGAGATTCTGGCGCTTTCGGAGCGCGTAACGGATTCTGCCGCCCAGGGATATCTCATCTATGCCCTTGGAATGAAAGCGGTCGACGAAAAACGATATGACGACGCAGTGCGAACCTTGTCTCAATTCATTGCTGTCGCGCCGGAACATGAATATGCGGCCGAAGCTAGGCGGATGCTTCAGGATCTTGAAGGCGTTACCGGCGTCATGAGCGGCCGACATACCCTTGGGTGCCTGTTACCCCTTACCGGAGCCTATGCCCACTACGGAAACAAGGCGCTGCAGGGGATCGAACTTGCCCTGAACCATGCCGGCCTCGGGGAAGCGATTGACATTCGGATCGAGGATACGGCTTCGGATTCAAATCGGGCTGCCGACGCCGTCCTTGAAATGGCCCGTGAAAACGTGACAGCCATCATCGGACCCATCAACACTGCGAAGGCGGCGGCGCTGAAAGCTCAGGACGCCCAAATCCCCATTGTCGTGCTGACGCAGAAGCCGGATATCACGAAAATCGGAGACTATGTTTTCCGAAATTTTATGACGCCGCAAATGCAGGTTCAAGCACTGGTCACCTATGCGATGCAGATGATGGGCATCCAGAAATTTGCGATTTTGCACCCCAGGGAAAAATATGGGCAGGTGTTTCTGGAGGCGTTTCAACGGGAGTTACAGGCGTATGCCGGTAAACTGGTGACGGTGCAATCCTATGGCGTGAAGGATTCGGATTTCAGCGCCGTCATCGGTCGGCTGCGCCGTCACGGCGATATTGAAGCATTATTCATACCTGATGGCGCCGACAAGGCCGGACTTATCATTCCACAGCTGACATATCATGGGTTTTCGAACGTCCAACTTCTCGGAACGAACCTATGGCATTCCGAAAAACTCATTCGAACTGCAGGACGATTCGCTCAGGGCGCTATTTTTACGGATATTTTTTATTCGGCAAGCCCATCACCCGAGGTCCAGGTCTTCGTTCGAAACTTCAGGACCCGTTTTGGAGAATCGCCTGGTTTTATTGAGGCACTGGCCTACGATACCACCCTGATGATTATCGAGGCGCTTCATGCCGCGAAAGGTGGCGGGGGCCCGGCTGTTCGAAGGTCGATCTCCCAAATTCGGCACTTCACGGGTGCAACCGGCGAAACCCGGTTCGATGATACAGGCGATGCCGTGAAAAAACTTCAGATCTTGAAAATCGAAGGCAGTCGTTTCGAGGCGGCCGGTGTCTGGTAA